The following proteins are encoded in a genomic region of Microbacterium sp. NC79:
- a CDS encoding sulfatase-like hydrolase/transferase → MKAIVVMFDTLNRKFLPPYGAEGIHAPNFERLASRSVQFDNCYGGSMPCMPARREMHTARHNFLHRGWGPLEPFDDSIPQMLTEAGVYTHLVTDHQHYWLDGGATYHPRFRTFELFRGQEGDEWKGQVADPDMTNVTPYASNRDLRRQDVINRQYLADEADHPQTKTFDAGLNFIETNLAEDHWMVQIETFDPHEPFFSYEKYHQLYSDVAPPGGRDFDWPDYKEVTESAEELAHLRARYSALLSMCDASLGRVLDMMDAHSMWDDTMLIVCTDHGLLLGEHDWLGKNVPPFYDETIHIPLFIWDPRSGVAGERRDQVVQTVDLGPTLLDLFGLQTTPDMQGESLASVIADSRPIRETALFGIHGGHANITDGRYVYMRAAVTPDNQPLVEYTLMPTTMRGRMPVELLEAAQLVPPLSFTKGAPVLRVPALAPTNPAAFGTLLFDLQTDPEQRHPLVDDALEMRMAELLVAAMRQADAPAEQYVRLGLPQAGTVTNAHLVLGRQPAATDTETLDPNDFVGSAVATRSVRELLDDPTSREVLRGVLGEIVDGPLPAEALQMTLLDIATVTVGMVPPAAIHAIAGLLDGREPDTAASHR, encoded by the coding sequence GTGAAAGCCATCGTCGTGATGTTCGACACCCTGAACCGAAAGTTTCTGCCGCCGTATGGAGCCGAGGGTATTCACGCACCCAACTTCGAACGACTCGCGAGCAGGTCGGTGCAATTCGACAACTGCTATGGCGGTTCCATGCCCTGCATGCCCGCGCGCCGCGAGATGCACACGGCGCGCCACAACTTTCTGCACCGCGGTTGGGGGCCGTTGGAACCATTTGATGACTCGATTCCGCAGATGCTGACTGAGGCGGGCGTGTACACGCACCTGGTGACGGATCATCAGCACTACTGGCTTGATGGCGGGGCGACGTATCATCCACGTTTTCGCACGTTTGAGCTGTTCCGCGGCCAGGAGGGTGACGAATGGAAGGGGCAGGTTGCCGACCCCGATATGACAAACGTCACACCCTACGCAAGCAACCGCGACCTACGCAGGCAAGATGTTATCAACCGTCAATACCTCGCAGACGAAGCAGATCATCCGCAAACGAAGACATTTGATGCGGGGCTGAACTTCATCGAAACGAACCTCGCTGAAGATCACTGGATGGTGCAGATCGAAACGTTCGATCCGCACGAGCCGTTCTTCAGCTACGAGAAATATCACCAGCTGTATTCCGATGTTGCCCCACCCGGCGGACGCGACTTTGATTGGCCCGACTACAAAGAAGTCACCGAGTCGGCAGAAGAGCTTGCGCACCTGCGCGCACGATACTCGGCCCTCCTTTCGATGTGTGATGCGTCGCTCGGTCGAGTGCTCGACATGATGGATGCGCACAGCATGTGGGATGACACGATGCTCATCGTGTGCACTGATCACGGCCTCCTTCTCGGTGAGCACGATTGGCTGGGAAAGAATGTGCCGCCGTTCTACGACGAGACCATTCACATTCCGCTGTTCATTTGGGATCCGCGATCGGGCGTTGCGGGGGAGCGCCGCGATCAGGTCGTGCAAACCGTCGATCTCGGGCCCACCCTGCTTGACCTTTTCGGCCTCCAGACGACGCCCGATATGCAGGGTGAATCGCTGGCTTCGGTGATCGCCGATTCTCGGCCGATCCGGGAGACGGCACTGTTTGGAATCCACGGCGGCCACGCGAACATTACTGACGGTCGATATGTGTACATGCGTGCTGCCGTCACGCCAGATAACCAGCCGCTGGTGGAATACACGCTCATGCCGACCACGATGCGTGGGCGTATGCCTGTCGAGCTTTTGGAAGCAGCGCAACTGGTTCCGCCGCTCAGCTTCACGAAGGGCGCACCCGTACTGAGGGTTCCGGCGCTCGCACCCACCAACCCTGCGGCCTTCGGTACCCTTCTTTTTGACCTGCAGACTGACCCGGAGCAGCGTCATCCGCTTGTGGATGACGCGCTGGAGATGCGCATGGCAGAGCTTCTTGTTGCAGCGATGCGGCAAGCCGACGCGCCAGCCGAGCAATACGTTCGACTCGGGCTTCCGCAGGCGGGCACCGTCACAAACGCGCACCTCGTACTCGGACGTCAGCCAGCGGCGACCGACACGGAGACCCTCGACCCCAACGACTTCGTCGGCTCTGCCGTTGCAACGCGCAGCGTGCGCGAGCTGCTCGATGATCCGACATCGCGGGAAGTGTTGCGCGGTGTTCTCGGTGAGATTGTCGATGGCCCGCTCCCGGCCGAGGCGCTACAGATGACGCTGCTGGATATTGCGACCGTCACGGTCGGCATGGTTCCGCCCGCCGCGATCCACGCCATTGCCGGACTCCTCGATGGGCGGGAGCCAGACACCGCGGCGAGCCATCGCTGA
- a CDS encoding MFS transporter, giving the protein MTLESAAPAPEVASREPVSRTWLLLFALAWFGFWLLVMLPGQFMVVKLASVIDPAEKVAIGSFLITEMALVIVVGVPLIGWLCDRTRTRFGRRRTWALGGLIVATAPFAFVGQQTSWAGAAVLLGLVALGEAAVLVALSAIIADQVPEAQRGRASAAMGVPQVFALALGMIIVTELVTDVGTSWLVIAVLALLTPLPFLLAFPEPAPQDKPARARRSLWRRASWAGYGDLGWAGLSRVLINAGNLVGTTYLLFFLADVLLLPDPDGSLMILILFYLGGCAIASWLGGVLTDRFRARRVFIALCAGLQAAAALLLAFVPTWDASIVAAVLLGVGYGMFLSVDQALLTDVLPDSETRARDLGIVNSAQHLPIAPLVGWAVLTVAGYTELYIVAAVIMIIGGLVVFRVRSVR; this is encoded by the coding sequence ATGACTCTGGAATCGGCTGCACCCGCCCCCGAAGTCGCAAGCCGTGAGCCGGTGAGCCGCACGTGGCTCCTGCTGTTCGCGCTCGCCTGGTTTGGATTCTGGCTTCTGGTGATGCTGCCCGGCCAGTTCATGGTCGTGAAGCTCGCCAGCGTCATCGATCCGGCCGAGAAGGTGGCGATCGGCTCCTTCCTCATCACGGAGATGGCGCTCGTGATCGTGGTCGGTGTTCCGCTCATCGGCTGGCTCTGCGACCGCACTCGTACCCGTTTTGGTCGTCGCCGCACGTGGGCGCTTGGTGGTCTGATCGTGGCGACGGCACCATTCGCCTTCGTCGGTCAGCAGACGTCGTGGGCAGGCGCTGCGGTACTGCTCGGTCTCGTCGCCCTGGGCGAAGCAGCCGTGCTCGTGGCGCTGTCTGCGATCATCGCCGATCAGGTGCCAGAAGCTCAACGCGGGCGCGCGTCGGCCGCGATGGGCGTTCCGCAGGTTTTTGCGCTGGCACTTGGCATGATCATCGTCACCGAGTTGGTGACAGATGTCGGAACCAGTTGGCTGGTGATCGCGGTGCTTGCGTTGCTGACACCGCTCCCGTTCTTGCTTGCGTTTCCAGAACCCGCGCCGCAAGACAAGCCAGCCCGTGCGCGCCGCAGCCTGTGGCGCCGCGCCTCCTGGGCCGGTTACGGCGACCTGGGCTGGGCTGGGCTCTCCCGCGTTCTGATCAACGCCGGAAACCTCGTTGGTACGACATATCTGCTCTTCTTCCTCGCCGACGTCCTGTTGCTGCCTGACCCCGACGGATCGCTCATGATCCTGATCCTCTTCTACCTCGGTGGCTGCGCGATTGCCTCGTGGCTCGGGGGAGTGCTGACGGACCGCTTCCGCGCTCGTCGGGTGTTCATCGCACTGTGTGCCGGGCTGCAGGCAGCGGCCGCGTTGCTCCTGGCCTTCGTGCCCACGTGGGACGCCAGTATCGTCGCAGCCGTTCTCCTCGGCGTCGGTTATGGCATGTTCCTGTCGGTGGATCAGGCGCTGCTCACCGACGTCTTGCCTGATTCAGAAACCCGCGCTCGAGATCTTGGCATTGTGAATTCGGCCCAGCACCTTCCGATCGCGCCGCTGGTCGGCTGGGCGGTGCTGACGGTCGCCGGGTACACCGAGCTCTACATCGTGGCCGCTGTCATCATGATTATTGGTGGCCTTGTCGTCTTCCGCGTGCGATCAGTGAGGTGA
- a CDS encoding glycoside hydrolase family 1 protein, producing MGRVSHFALERTPLFATGETMMFHEPHASTDAEALGRAIPPHFLLGTATASAQIEGATAVGRRTPSVWDRFSAEPGRIIDGTTTAVTADHFHRVPEDVRLMADLGSNAYRFSLGWTRLQPGGRGTLDADGVAFYDRLLDELHAANIAPFATIFHWDLPEEYENGWLNRDTAARLGDFAALLGERFGDRIDNWITINEPATVTLNGYALGLHAPGEALLFDALPTVHHQLLGHGLAVQALRAAGVRGQIGITNVHTPVVPASDSPEDFAMATLFDIVHNRVFADPVLLGHYPEVPDFLAPLFGAFADIPAEDLNIISQPLDFYGLNYYMPTRVAAGAGGGESPDGTSEAMADLPFRLEEFDEYATTGFGWPIAPEYFATTLREVQERYGDVLPQVYITENGASFDDVVNGAGEIADIERINYIGEHLATALAAVAPGGVAEGIDLRGFFVWSLIDNWEWAAGFTQRFGIVHVDFDSGTRTPKASYRWLQDVARARQ from the coding sequence GTGGGACGAGTGTCCCACTTTGCGCTTGAGCGAACGCCGTTGTTCGCCACCGGGGAGACGATGATGTTTCACGAACCACACGCCAGCACCGACGCCGAGGCCCTAGGCCGTGCTATTCCTCCGCATTTCCTGTTGGGCACAGCCACCGCCTCCGCACAGATCGAAGGCGCGACAGCGGTCGGGCGGCGCACCCCCAGCGTATGGGACCGATTCAGCGCGGAGCCCGGGCGGATTATTGACGGAACCACGACAGCGGTGACAGCAGATCACTTTCACCGGGTGCCGGAAGATGTAAGACTCATGGCGGATCTCGGATCCAACGCCTACCGCTTCTCGCTCGGTTGGACACGTTTGCAGCCGGGCGGCAGGGGAACGCTCGACGCTGACGGTGTCGCGTTCTACGATCGCCTCCTCGATGAGCTGCACGCTGCGAACATTGCGCCGTTCGCCACCATCTTCCACTGGGACCTTCCCGAGGAGTACGAGAACGGATGGTTGAACCGCGACACCGCCGCGCGACTCGGCGATTTTGCGGCACTCCTTGGCGAGCGCTTCGGCGACCGCATCGACAACTGGATCACCATCAACGAGCCCGCCACAGTGACGCTCAACGGCTACGCGCTCGGGCTTCACGCACCAGGCGAGGCCCTCCTCTTCGACGCGCTCCCCACCGTGCACCATCAGCTGCTTGGCCATGGTCTTGCGGTGCAAGCACTACGCGCGGCCGGGGTGCGCGGTCAAATCGGCATCACCAACGTGCATACCCCCGTGGTTCCGGCAAGCGACAGCCCCGAAGACTTTGCGATGGCGACGCTCTTCGACATCGTGCACAACCGTGTCTTCGCCGACCCGGTGCTCCTCGGGCACTACCCGGAGGTTCCGGACTTTCTCGCACCCTTGTTCGGCGCATTCGCCGACATTCCCGCAGAAGACCTCAACATCATCTCCCAACCGCTCGACTTCTACGGGCTCAACTACTACATGCCGACGCGCGTGGCGGCGGGCGCAGGCGGAGGCGAAAGCCCAGACGGAACCAGCGAAGCGATGGCAGATTTGCCTTTCCGCCTCGAGGAATTCGATGAATACGCCACAACCGGCTTCGGCTGGCCGATTGCGCCGGAATACTTCGCGACAACGTTGCGCGAAGTGCAGGAACGCTATGGTGATGTGCTCCCGCAGGTGTACATCACCGAGAACGGTGCCAGCTTTGACGACGTTGTGAACGGCGCTGGCGAGATCGCCGATATCGAGCGAATCAACTACATCGGCGAGCATCTCGCCACGGCGCTCGCGGCAGTCGCGCCTGGCGGAGTCGCGGAAGGAATCGATCTGCGGGGCTTCTTCGTCTGGTCGCTTATCGACAACTGGGAGTGGGCTGCCGGGTTTACTCAGCGCTTTGGCATTGTGCACGTCGACTTCGACAGCGGAACCCGAACGCCCAAAGCCTCCTATCGCTGGCTCCAAGATGTTGCCCGCGCGCGACAGTAG
- a CDS encoding formylglycine-generating enzyme family protein, whose translation MISHQEQGAGCGCGLPARGASGVSDAPPDTGVGVHSIAQAHIPAGTFVMGDSSGDRNPADGEVPLHDATLSAFDIDVTPVTNDDFARFAAATGYRTDAERFGDSAVFHLAVQAAEAEILGSGSGTPWWWSVQGASWRHPGGRRSSLLGLGDHPVVHVSWNDAQAYCAWAGRRLPTEAEWEYASRGGLAERKYPWGDEDVDEGGWRANIWQGEFPRTNTLDDGYLTTAPVRTFAPNGYGLWQTVGNVWEWCADWFSPRTYTSAAVTDPRGPAHGSARVLRGGSYLCHLSYCNRYRNAARSQNTPDSSMGNAGFRTVGR comes from the coding sequence GTGATCTCACATCAGGAACAGGGTGCCGGCTGCGGTTGTGGACTGCCCGCGCGCGGCGCGTCGGGTGTCTCGGATGCACCCCCGGACACGGGAGTCGGGGTGCATTCCATCGCGCAGGCACACATTCCTGCCGGAACATTCGTGATGGGCGACTCCTCTGGCGACCGTAATCCCGCCGATGGCGAGGTTCCGCTCCACGACGCGACCCTCTCCGCTTTTGATATCGACGTGACGCCGGTGACGAATGACGACTTTGCGCGTTTCGCGGCGGCAACCGGGTACCGCACAGACGCGGAGAGATTTGGAGACTCTGCGGTGTTCCATTTAGCCGTGCAGGCTGCGGAGGCAGAAATCCTTGGTTCTGGTTCCGGAACCCCGTGGTGGTGGAGCGTGCAAGGGGCAAGTTGGCGGCACCCGGGTGGGCGGCGCTCCTCACTTCTTGGCCTTGGCGATCACCCCGTCGTGCATGTCAGTTGGAATGACGCGCAGGCGTATTGCGCCTGGGCGGGGCGACGCCTCCCGACCGAGGCTGAGTGGGAATACGCCTCGAGAGGCGGCCTTGCCGAGCGGAAATACCCGTGGGGCGACGAAGACGTCGACGAGGGCGGTTGGCGCGCCAACATTTGGCAGGGCGAGTTTCCGCGCACAAATACGCTCGATGACGGGTACTTGACCACCGCTCCGGTGCGGACGTTTGCCCCCAACGGATACGGGTTGTGGCAAACGGTCGGCAACGTGTGGGAATGGTGTGCTGACTGGTTTTCTCCCCGCACGTACACGTCTGCAGCCGTCACGGATCCGCGGGGCCCGGCCCATGGTTCCGCCCGCGTATTGAGAGGTGGCAGCTACCTGTGCCACCTCTCCTACTGCAACCGCTACCGCAACGCTGCGCGGTCGCAGAACACCCCGGACTCGTCAATGGGTAACGCCGGCTTTCGCACGGTGGGGCGGTGA
- a CDS encoding oxygenase MpaB family protein, producing the protein MTSSISPDTPRSDDGYFGPDSVTWKVFADPATKLGGMAALLLQALNPNMMRLFDQATASYGDAAGRDERTGRYLDTIAFGDKAHADAAAKSVRRMHAHAVWDDPYTGQTLRAEEPAWMAWTHNTLVYALLRSAEAFGLKLTPEEEDRFVVEQHISAGLLGMDPTTLPATRAELDKHIDEQRHWLSLCLPAAQVTRQLRKPSFRGNPITVWTTIIVTDGVLSILPDWVLLLYGIEGRPMNLRAAGKTTKRLMAIARKSESYENVITTVTTRIDNHPYRKVRPNKRG; encoded by the coding sequence ATGACCTCGTCCATTTCCCCCGATACGCCGCGCAGCGACGATGGGTACTTCGGGCCAGACAGTGTGACGTGGAAGGTATTTGCCGACCCGGCGACGAAGCTCGGTGGCATGGCCGCGCTCCTTCTGCAGGCGCTCAACCCCAACATGATGCGCCTTTTCGACCAGGCGACGGCGTCGTACGGCGACGCGGCCGGACGGGACGAGCGCACCGGCCGCTACCTCGACACCATCGCCTTCGGAGACAAGGCCCACGCTGATGCGGCCGCGAAATCGGTACGCCGCATGCACGCACACGCGGTGTGGGACGACCCATACACCGGGCAGACGCTGCGCGCCGAAGAGCCCGCATGGATGGCCTGGACGCACAACACTCTCGTGTATGCGCTGCTCAGGTCAGCTGAGGCATTCGGCCTCAAGCTGACACCGGAGGAAGAAGACCGCTTCGTCGTCGAACAGCATATTTCTGCCGGACTCCTCGGGATGGACCCGACCACGCTACCCGCCACCCGCGCGGAGCTGGACAAACACATCGATGAGCAACGACACTGGCTCTCGCTGTGTCTGCCTGCCGCGCAGGTCACCAGGCAGCTGCGCAAGCCGAGTTTCCGCGGCAACCCGATCACGGTGTGGACCACGATTATCGTCACGGACGGCGTGCTGTCGATCCTGCCGGACTGGGTACTGCTGCTCTATGGCATCGAGGGTCGACCGATGAACCTCCGCGCCGCAGGTAAGACCACGAAGCGGCTGATGGCTATCGCCCGCAAATCCGAGTCATACGAAAACGTGATTACGACGGTGACCACGCGCATCGACAACCACCCGTACCGCAAGGTGCGGCCAAACAAGCGCGGCTGA
- a CDS encoding glycerophosphodiester phosphodiesterase: MSTPSTPRIRATTADLLGSAFRIVRTGGTTIALIAVLSQVAIALIALPVMGWLVHEALSAAGLSGIDMPRIGQVFASPFAIAVFVVVLILGYLLMLGQLMLLVVAARHALAGEAFRLRTIWREFAGVFARLVRPSSLGLMPYLLVILPLAGFGFLSVITRTITVPSFISGELMKSVPGIIGWIVFLLIVGTLNTRYSLTLPLYAATALSGRRARKLSFRLTKAYEVPIFLAVLIIALASVAAGFLLLVVSIAPTMLMDAVWPEAAPVTAAIMLGIAVTAGIVVMASATVMVVTVAVRASEITLAAHPDLVPLSGSDAPAAVAKNVSRRYTVVTAAVLVGIAGATAATTAPLMFELSRQPSTLVLAHRGFSNVGVENTIGGLDGAANAGSDLVEMDVMQTADGGFVVMHDANLSRLAGKDVNLADLTVAQATKTTVRDLAGHSDVIPSLKDYLAHADAIGQKLLIEIKLHGRETPDFLKRLVSEIDEQGFLANHIYHSLDPHVVEDLKRMRPALTVGYTMAFAGSALPQTSADFVVIEEWSYSTDLNAEAHRAGLGMFVWTVNDEMRIRQLLRDGVDGIITDRPDIALAARTQMNEDPGMSPVLFDAIMRFVTIF; encoded by the coding sequence GTGTCTACGCCGTCCACACCCCGCATTCGAGCAACAACGGCTGATCTGCTGGGCAGCGCATTTCGCATTGTGCGGACAGGCGGAACCACGATTGCCCTCATCGCCGTGCTCTCGCAGGTTGCGATTGCGCTGATCGCATTGCCGGTGATGGGGTGGCTCGTTCACGAAGCGCTTTCGGCGGCTGGGCTCTCCGGCATCGACATGCCGCGCATCGGCCAGGTATTTGCCAGCCCATTTGCGATCGCGGTGTTCGTTGTCGTCTTGATCCTCGGCTACCTGCTCATGCTCGGCCAGCTCATGCTTCTCGTGGTCGCCGCGCGGCACGCCCTCGCCGGTGAGGCGTTCCGGCTGCGTACGATCTGGCGCGAGTTCGCCGGGGTCTTTGCTCGTTTAGTGCGGCCGAGCTCCCTGGGACTCATGCCGTACTTGCTGGTCATCCTTCCGCTCGCCGGATTCGGCTTTCTCTCGGTGATTACCCGCACCATCACGGTTCCGTCGTTCATCTCTGGTGAACTCATGAAGAGTGTGCCTGGCATCATCGGCTGGATTGTTTTTCTCCTCATCGTGGGAACCCTCAACACGCGGTACTCGTTGACGTTGCCGCTGTACGCCGCGACGGCGCTGTCGGGGAGGCGGGCGCGCAAGCTCAGCTTCAGGCTCACGAAAGCGTACGAGGTTCCGATCTTCTTGGCCGTCTTGATCATCGCGCTGGCAAGCGTGGCTGCTGGCTTTCTCCTCCTGGTCGTCAGCATCGCACCAACGATGCTGATGGATGCGGTGTGGCCGGAGGCGGCGCCCGTGACGGCGGCCATCATGCTGGGCATCGCTGTCACCGCTGGCATTGTGGTGATGGCATCGGCCACGGTGATGGTGGTCACGGTCGCGGTGCGGGCTTCAGAGATTACCCTTGCCGCACACCCCGATCTGGTTCCGCTCTCCGGTAGTGATGCACCAGCCGCGGTGGCGAAGAATGTCTCTCGTCGATACACCGTGGTGACGGCCGCCGTGCTCGTTGGCATTGCCGGGGCGACCGCTGCAACTACAGCGCCGCTGATGTTTGAGCTGTCTCGCCAGCCAAGCACGCTCGTACTCGCGCACCGTGGCTTTTCGAATGTGGGTGTTGAGAACACCATTGGCGGGTTGGATGGCGCAGCAAACGCGGGCTCCGACCTCGTTGAAATGGATGTCATGCAAACCGCAGACGGCGGCTTTGTTGTGATGCACGATGCCAATTTGAGCCGTCTTGCAGGCAAAGATGTGAACCTCGCTGATCTGACGGTTGCGCAAGCTACCAAGACGACCGTACGTGACCTTGCCGGCCACTCCGATGTCATCCCGAGCCTCAAGGACTACCTTGCTCACGCCGACGCGATCGGTCAGAAGTTGCTCATCGAAATCAAGCTTCACGGACGCGAGACTCCCGATTTCCTCAAGCGGTTGGTGAGCGAGATCGATGAGCAAGGCTTTCTGGCCAACCACATCTATCATTCACTGGATCCCCACGTGGTTGAAGATCTGAAACGGATGCGCCCCGCACTTACCGTCGGCTATACGATGGCGTTTGCTGGTTCCGCTCTCCCCCAGACGTCGGCAGACTTCGTGGTGATCGAAGAATGGTCGTATTCCACAGACCTCAATGCGGAAGCGCACCGAGCGGGCCTTGGCATGTTCGTGTGGACCGTCAACGATGAGATGCGGATACGTCAGTTGCTTCGCGACGGCGTCGACGGCATCATTACCGACCGCCCAGATATCGCGCTAGCAGCACGCACGCAGATGAACGAAGATCCCGGAATGTCGCCTGTTCTCTTCGACGCAATCATGCGGTTCGTGACCATTTTCTAG
- a CDS encoding CsbD family protein produces MGIGDDIANNAKETVGKAKEGLGDATNNEKLEAQGKIDQADAKVEKAKDAVEDKIDDVKNRMK; encoded by the coding sequence ATGGGTATCGGAGACGACATCGCGAACAACGCGAAGGAAACAGTTGGCAAGGCCAAAGAAGGCCTCGGCGACGCGACGAACAACGAGAAGCTGGAAGCGCAGGGCAAGATCGATCAGGCTGACGCCAAGGTCGAAAAGGCCAAGGATGCCGTCGAGGACAAGATCGACGACGTCAAGAACCGCATGAAGTAG
- a CDS encoding SRPBCC family protein, whose translation MVEIIETIDVEVPVSVAYNQWTQFESFPQFMDEVESVTQIDDTRMHWKVRVGGAEREFDAVIAEQSPDERVAWKSTGGDTEHAGVVTFHKLNEAETRVTVQLDWKPEGLLEHLGAAIGMGKHAVKKDLENFKKFIEARGTETGEWRGDIEA comes from the coding sequence ATCGTGGAAATCATAGAAACCATCGACGTCGAAGTTCCGGTCAGCGTGGCCTACAACCAGTGGACGCAGTTCGAGTCATTCCCTCAGTTCATGGACGAGGTCGAGTCTGTCACCCAGATCGACGACACCCGAATGCACTGGAAGGTACGTGTCGGCGGTGCGGAGCGAGAGTTTGATGCTGTCATCGCAGAGCAGAGTCCCGATGAGCGCGTCGCATGGAAAAGCACAGGAGGCGATACCGAACACGCCGGTGTCGTGACCTTCCACAAGCTAAATGAAGCCGAAACACGTGTCACTGTGCAACTCGACTGGAAGCCAGAGGGGCTCCTCGAGCACCTCGGTGCCGCGATTGGAATGGGAAAGCACGCCGTAAAAAAGGACCTTGAAAACTTCAAGAAGTTCATTGAAGCACGCGGCACCGAAACCGGTGAATGGCGTGGAGACATCGAAGCGTAA
- a CDS encoding DNA starvation/stationary phase protection protein: MATKSTSSKKSTTAAATTARENAEAGFTASATLTKNLQAVLVDLLDLQLQGKQAHWNVVGRNFRDTHRQLDDIIEAAREFSDTVAERMRALHAVPDGRTATVAKTTSLPAFPAGEVDTSETIDLITQLLDKTVATMRDVHDAVDEEDPTSADILHAIIEKLEQFSWMVSAENRTPRKA, translated from the coding sequence GTGGCCACAAAATCAACGTCATCCAAGAAATCAACGACCGCGGCGGCAACCACCGCCCGCGAGAACGCTGAGGCAGGATTTACGGCGTCAGCAACGCTGACGAAAAATCTTCAGGCTGTGCTCGTCGACCTGCTCGATTTGCAGCTGCAGGGCAAGCAAGCCCACTGGAACGTCGTCGGTCGCAACTTCCGCGACACCCACCGTCAACTCGATGACATCATTGAGGCGGCGCGGGAGTTTAGCGACACGGTCGCCGAGCGCATGCGGGCGCTGCACGCGGTTCCGGACGGTCGCACAGCGACCGTTGCCAAGACAACGTCGTTGCCCGCTTTCCCCGCGGGCGAAGTCGACACGTCAGAGACGATCGACCTCATCACACAACTACTCGATAAGACGGTGGCGACCATGCGCGATGTACACGACGCCGTCGACGAGGAAGACCCCACAAGCGCCGACATCTTGCACGCAATTATCGAGAAGCTTGAACAGTTCTCGTGGATGGTCAGTGCAGAGAATCGCACTCCTCGCAAGGCGTAG
- a CDS encoding D-alanyl-D-alanine carboxypeptidase family protein, whose amino-acid sequence MKSSQTRATVKPARLLAVLLVLLMLGGAGAAFVAWATAPGGERFEITEGSITGPHESVELIWPANGEAALAVGDGTISANSDDALPMASISKLITALMILEARPLGVGEQGPAFGFTWDDENAYFEAMGAGLSALPVPVDGSLTQYQMLEGILIGSACNYVDYLVTDIWGSNDEFVTAAAWFLERHNLTGITMVEPTGIDHRNTATPSALVEVGRLALANPIIAEIVAKRAIDLPGVGIVENTNDLLADPGVVGLKTGTLDGYNLLSAKDIVTADGATIRVFVVVMNQTSDEERFSVSRSLYDQVARFAG is encoded by the coding sequence ATGAAGAGTTCCCAGACCAGAGCCACTGTCAAGCCCGCGCGCCTGCTCGCCGTGCTCCTCGTCTTGCTGATGCTGGGTGGCGCGGGCGCTGCGTTCGTCGCGTGGGCCACGGCGCCCGGCGGTGAAAGATTCGAGATTACCGAGGGTTCGATCACGGGCCCGCACGAGTCAGTCGAACTCATTTGGCCGGCGAATGGCGAGGCTGCTTTGGCGGTGGGCGACGGAACCATCTCGGCGAACTCCGACGACGCGCTGCCGATGGCGAGCATTTCGAAGCTCATCACCGCGCTGATGATTCTCGAAGCACGGCCGTTAGGTGTTGGGGAACAAGGCCCCGCGTTTGGGTTCACCTGGGACGACGAAAACGCGTACTTCGAGGCAATGGGGGCCGGCTTGTCGGCACTGCCCGTGCCCGTCGACGGCTCCCTCACGCAATATCAAATGCTGGAGGGAATCCTCATCGGGTCTGCCTGCAACTACGTCGACTATCTCGTCACCGACATCTGGGGCTCGAATGATGAGTTTGTGACCGCCGCAGCGTGGTTCCTCGAGCGCCACAATCTCACCGGCATCACCATGGTCGAGCCCACCGGGATCGACCACCGCAACACCGCCACGCCGTCGGCACTCGTTGAGGTCGGTCGACTTGCGTTAGCCAACCCGATCATCGCCGAAATCGTCGCCAAGCGCGCGATTGACCTCCCCGGCGTCGGAATCGTCGAGAACACCAACGACCTGCTCGCTGACCCCGGCGTCGTCGGCCTCAAAACCGGCACGCTCGACGGCTACAACCTGCTCTCCGCCAAAGACATCGTCACGGCCGATGGCGCAACCATTCGGGTGTTCGTCGTGGTGATGAACCAGACTTCCGACGAAGAACGCTTCAGCGTCTCCCGCTCGCTCTACGACCAGGTCGCCCGCTTCGCGGGCTGA